The Oscillospiraceae bacterium genome includes the window CCGCATTTTTGGAACCGTTGATTTTGATTTCTCCATGCAATGGTTGTTTCCCGGTAATTTTAATTTTCGGCACCGCTTCATTCTCCTGTCATCATTCATTCAAACATAGTATTGCCTCGAAATTTGAAAAAATACGCTGTAGATTTGTAACAAAATTGTAAAAAAAAAGTTCGTGACATTTGACTGGAAACATAGTATAATAGAGATGAAGAAGTGTATTTTTTATGTCTATATCATCAGATCGGAGGTGACAGACGATGCCGCTTGAGGTATTTTTTTCTTCAGGAGTCAATATTCTCTCCACGATTCGTTTGGCAGATTACATTGATATTATCATTGTTGCATACTTAATTTACCAGATTGCCAAATTTTTTAAAGATACCAGAGCCGTGCAGGTTTTAAAAGGAATTGTATTCCTGATGGTATTTGTGCAATTATCCAAAATGTTCAAATTAAACACGTTAAACTTCATTCTGCAAAATACAATGCAAGTAGGGCTTTTAGCGGTGTTTGTATTGTTCCAACCGGAAATCCGTTCCGCTTTGGCACGTGTGGGAAAAAGCGGTGTATCCTTTTTCAATTTTGAAGGTGACGAAGCATCCAGTCCCACGCACAAAATGATTGATGCCATCACCAACTCTGCAAAATCGCTGTCTGAAAAAAAAATCGGAGCATTGATCATTATTGAGCAAAGCACAAAAATCGGTGATATTATCGGCACAGGAATCCCATTGAATGCAGATGTTTCCACCGAGCTTTTAAACAATATTTTCTATCCAAAAGCACCTCTCCACGATGGTGCAGTCATCATCGGAGACGGCAAAGTGAAAGCAGCATCCTGCTTCTTACCCCTTTCCCAGAATGACAATCTGGAATCTGAATTGGGTACCCGTCACCGTGCAGGTCTTGGAATTACTGAAAGCAGCGATTGCATCTCTGTGATTGTTTCAGAGGAAACCGGGAAAATTTCTTTGGCATGTAACGGTGGCTTAACCAGAAACCTAAGTCCCGTCGTATTGAAAGAAGCATTATCCAAACTGCTTTTAAAGGATGAAAATCAAAAACAGACGAACTTAAAGAACATTGTGAAAAAAATTAAGAAAAAATAATAAAAAATGAAAATGATAGGAGGTCCGTATGAAAAAAATTCTGGAAGCAGTCAAACGAAACACCATGCTGAAAGTGTTTTCTGTAATTCTTGCCATATTATTATGGGCCTTCGTACAACTGGCACAAAATCCTGAAATCAGTTATGATGTGTTGGAAATTCCCATCACTATCACCGGTGAAGCAGGAATCAACAATGCCGATCTGGTAATCGGTGACCCCACAGACAGTATGATTGCCAGCGTAACCATTTCCACCAAACGATCTTACATTAAAGCGGTAAAAGATTCTTCGATCACGGCTACGGTGGATGTTTCTGCTGTAAAAGAGGCAGGAAATCACAGTCTGCCCGTAAAAGTTCTTACCAGTGATGCCAACATTGATATTATTTCCCACAGTCCCAGCAATATTTCTCTGTCTGTGGACCATATGATTGTGGAAGAAAAAGAAATTCAGATTTCTTATGACGGCAAACTGGACAGCAAATACTATATTGATACCGAAAACACGGAAATCACTCCGGAAAAAGTAAAAGTAAAACTCCCTGCATTAAAAGCAAACAATGTCAGCAAAATTATGGTGCATGTAGATATGACCAATGTTACCTCGGATATCAATGGTCCTTTCAAGGGAGTTCCTGTAGACCAAAACGGCAACGAACTTGCTGACTTATCTCTGTCTATTGTAGATGATGT containing:
- a CDS encoding TIGR00159 family protein → MPLEVFFSSGVNILSTIRLADYIDIIIVAYLIYQIAKFFKDTRAVQVLKGIVFLMVFVQLSKMFKLNTLNFILQNTMQVGLLAVFVLFQPEIRSALARVGKSGVSFFNFEGDEASSPTHKMIDAITNSAKSLSEKKIGALIIIEQSTKIGDIIGTGIPLNADVSTELLNNIFYPKAPLHDGAVIIGDGKVKAASCFLPLSQNDNLESELGTRHRAGLGITESSDCISVIVSEETGKISLACNGGLTRNLSPVVLKEALSKLLLKDENQKQTNLKNIVKKIKKK